In Candidatus Cohnella colombiensis, one DNA window encodes the following:
- the rplT gene encoding 50S ribosomal protein L20, with protein sequence MARVKGGFVTRRRRNRMLKLAKGYWGAKHRLFKKAKEQVMKSLMYAYRDRRQTKRNFRKLWIVRINAAARQNGLSYSKLMHGLKLAGIEVNRKMLADLAVNDIKAFNSLAGAAKAKINA encoded by the coding sequence ATGGCAAGAGTCAAAGGTGGGTTTGTCACACGCCGCCGTCGCAATAGAATGTTGAAATTGGCTAAAGGGTATTGGGGTGCGAAGCACCGCCTGTTCAAGAAAGCCAAAGAACAAGTAATGAAATCCTTAATGTACGCGTATCGCGATCGTCGTCAGACGAAACGTAATTTCCGTAAGCTTTGGATCGTACGGATCAACGCTGCTGCGCGTCAAAATGGCTTGTCTTACAGCAAGCTGATGCACGGCCTGAAATTGGCTGGCATCGAAGTAAACCGCAAGATGCTTGCAGACCTAGCAGTGAACGACATCAAAGCGTTCAACTCGCTTGCAGGTGCAGCGAAAGCAAAAATCAACGCGTAG
- a CDS encoding phosphatase PAP2 family protein, with protein sequence MSRLYRMLQEVERPLFLHVNIRWNRNALNWLFHTLSWIAGATFSLSLSLIIALFASGIWSTVGWQAFAAIIISHIPVAIAKRSAPRLRPYQVFAQANTNSKPLKDPSFPSGHTTAAFAMLTPWMIAEPMLISALLPIGIGVALSRVYFGLHFPSDTIAGALLGSSTALLVTLWI encoded by the coding sequence ATGAGCAGACTTTATCGGATGCTGCAAGAGGTCGAACGTCCGCTGTTCCTGCATGTGAACATTCGTTGGAATCGCAATGCATTGAATTGGTTATTTCACACATTGTCATGGATTGCTGGAGCAACCTTCAGCCTATCTCTTTCTTTAATCATCGCCCTATTCGCTTCCGGAATATGGAGCACGGTCGGATGGCAAGCCTTTGCCGCAATCATCATCAGCCACATTCCCGTTGCGATTGCGAAACGAAGCGCTCCAAGACTTCGGCCTTATCAAGTGTTCGCTCAGGCGAATACGAACAGTAAGCCTCTAAAAGATCCGTCATTTCCGTCCGGCCATACGACCGCAGCATTCGCAATGTTAACCCCGTGGATGATTGCAGAACCGATGTTAATTTCAGCACTACTGCCTATTGGTATTGGTGTCGCATTATCAAGAGTTTACTTCGGTCTTCACTTCCCTAGTGACACGATTGCAGGCGCACTGCTCGGAAGCTCCACCGCGTTACTTGTTACTCTCTGGATTTAA
- a CDS encoding glycosyltransferase family 2 protein: MFNQLLLSLQALAAAIGVYQIVLSFFGWTHKKETITHQPTKSFAVLVAAHNEETVIGALIENLLKFEYPRELFDIFVICDNCTDRTANIVMQYPDVYACERTNTHKRGKGFAIEWMLKELWANPQHYDAVVMFDADNLVATDFLQYMNEDLCNGHQVIQGYLDTKNPYDSWISAANAITYWFCNRLWQLPRLNLGLSNFLGGTGMCFDAQLLKDMGWGATSLVEDLEFTVRCIQRNIYPKLNYEARVYDEKPITFRASARQRLRWMQGHFDVSRRYMLPLLWQAIKERSLVKLDASLYIFNAFVYLLGFVITLILWGDMLFPGEPHFTSIYAQMPLGVSLAIVIYGYIQCPIAMIFEKVNWRMYIKLVMFPVFFLSWWPIAFYAFFTQNNKIWSHTKHTRVIRLEEVQGQP, translated from the coding sequence ATGTTCAACCAACTATTGCTTAGCTTACAAGCACTTGCTGCTGCAATCGGAGTTTATCAGATCGTCTTATCCTTCTTCGGCTGGACCCATAAAAAAGAAACAATTACCCATCAACCGACGAAGTCCTTCGCCGTCCTTGTCGCAGCACACAATGAAGAAACCGTCATCGGCGCGCTGATCGAAAATTTGCTGAAATTCGAGTACCCGCGCGAGCTATTTGACATTTTTGTCATATGTGATAATTGTACAGATCGTACAGCTAACATTGTCATGCAGTATCCGGACGTATATGCATGCGAACGTACGAATACACACAAACGAGGCAAAGGCTTTGCGATTGAATGGATGCTCAAGGAACTGTGGGCGAACCCACAACATTACGATGCTGTAGTGATGTTCGATGCAGATAACCTTGTTGCGACCGACTTCCTTCAATATATGAATGAAGATCTGTGTAATGGCCATCAAGTTATTCAAGGTTACTTAGATACGAAAAATCCTTACGATTCATGGATCAGCGCCGCGAATGCGATTACGTATTGGTTCTGTAACCGATTATGGCAGCTACCTCGCCTGAATTTAGGGTTGTCCAATTTCCTCGGCGGAACAGGAATGTGCTTCGATGCTCAGCTGCTGAAGGATATGGGCTGGGGAGCAACAAGCTTAGTCGAAGATTTAGAATTCACGGTTCGCTGTATTCAACGAAACATCTATCCGAAACTCAATTACGAAGCACGAGTATATGATGAGAAGCCTATTACGTTTCGAGCTTCTGCCAGACAGCGGCTTCGCTGGATGCAAGGACATTTCGATGTCAGTCGTCGCTATATGCTCCCACTACTCTGGCAAGCCATTAAGGAGCGTAGCCTCGTAAAGCTTGACGCTTCACTTTATATCTTCAACGCATTCGTCTATTTGCTCGGTTTCGTCATCACATTAATCTTATGGGGCGATATGCTGTTCCCAGGCGAGCCACACTTTACATCGATATACGCTCAGATGCCTTTGGGTGTATCATTAGCCATCGTTATCTATGGCTACATTCAATGTCCAATTGCTATGATATTTGAAAAGGTCAATTGGCGCATGTATATAAAATTAGTGATGTTCCCTGTATTCTTTCTATCTTGGTGGCCGATTGCGTTCTATGCGTTCTTCACACAGAACAATAAAATTTGGAGCCATACGAAACATACTCGGGTCATTCGGCTTGAAGAGGTACAAGGGCAACCCTAG
- a CDS encoding GNAT family N-acetyltransferase, whose translation MIRWRQKRDNGRIIELVRTQLVPISSWQHPTPTQLRSDIHRRLRRGATLVATRNRSSPPIGFLHMEFRDTRMLIDLIAVDPRHQNHHLGTELMNSAERYGRSQGYQISYVYVDEDNERAIRFYRRLGYNPLRTIAPLKVIELNKHLR comes from the coding sequence ATGATCAGATGGAGGCAAAAGAGAGACAACGGGCGCATTATCGAGCTTGTTCGAACGCAATTAGTTCCGATCTCTTCATGGCAACATCCAACTCCAACTCAATTACGCTCCGATATTCACCGTCGTCTCCGACGCGGAGCTACTTTAGTAGCCACACGCAATCGCAGCAGCCCCCCTATCGGATTTTTACACATGGAATTTCGCGACACACGAATGCTCATCGATTTAATTGCAGTAGATCCACGTCATCAAAATCATCACTTGGGTACTGAACTCATGAACAGCGCCGAACGTTATGGACGCAGCCAAGGGTATCAAATCTCATACGTTTACGTGGATGAGGACAATGAACGCGCAATTCGATTTTATCGCCGACTTGGCTATAATCCCTTACGTACAATTGCCCCCTTGAAGGTCATTGAGCTCAACAAACATTTGCGTTGA
- the infC gene encoding translation initiation factor IF-3, whose protein sequence is MNEEIRAKEVRLVGPESEQLGIKPFREAMQMAIDANLDLVNVAPQAKPPVCRIMDYGKFRYEQQKKEKEARKNQKVVDLKEVWFRANIEEHDYQTKFRNVVKFLGEGDKVKCSVRFRGREITHAKLGQKILERVANEVTDICTVERMPKLEGRSMIMILAPKSH, encoded by the coding sequence ATCAACGAGGAAATTCGGGCTAAGGAAGTTCGGTTAGTTGGACCGGAAAGTGAGCAACTCGGAATTAAACCATTCCGTGAAGCGATGCAGATGGCAATTGACGCAAATCTTGACCTCGTTAACGTTGCGCCGCAGGCGAAGCCGCCAGTATGCCGAATCATGGATTATGGCAAATTCCGATACGAGCAACAGAAGAAGGAAAAGGAAGCCCGGAAAAATCAAAAGGTTGTCGACCTGAAGGAAGTTTGGTTTCGTGCAAACATTGAAGAGCATGATTATCAAACAAAGTTTCGCAATGTTGTGAAATTCCTCGGTGAAGGCGACAAGGTGAAGTGCTCCGTGCGGTTCCGTGGTCGTGAGATTACACATGCCAAGCTTGGTCAGAAGATTCTCGAACGAGTTGCTAATGAAGTTACTGACATATGTACTGTTGAGCGTATGCCGAAGCTGGAAGGCCGAAGCATGATCATGATATTGGCTCCAAAGAGCCACTGA
- the rpmI gene encoding 50S ribosomal protein L35, whose translation MPKMKTHSSLKDRFKITGTGKVKRHKAYKNHLLSCKSGRQKRVLGTQPLVAQGDVRRMQQQLANLK comes from the coding sequence ATGCCTAAGATGAAAACACATAGCAGCCTTAAGGATCGCTTCAAAATTACGGGTACTGGTAAAGTGAAGCGTCACAAAGCTTACAAGAACCACTTGCTTTCATGCAAATCAGGACGGCAAAAGCGTGTACTTGGTACACAACCGCTTGTGGCTCAAGGCGACGTTCGTCGTATGCAACAACAACTAGCTAATCTGAAATAA